The genomic segment TTCGAGCCCAGAACCCGTGCTCTTGAAATCGCCGCTGGGCGATTTCTGTCAGTTACCGACCAAACGTCTGTAACCGCTAATCAGGACACCTGGCGACAGTTCCTGTCTGACCACAAGGCGTGGCTGGATGACTTTGCTTTGTTTATCGCCATCCGAGATGCCCATGGCGGCATTCCCTGGTACGAATGGCCAATGCCGTTACGATGCAGAGAGGCACAAGCCCTTGACGCTTTCCGAACCCGGCATGGGAGCGCCATCGAACAGGTCTGTTTTGAACAGTTTGTATTCCACCTGCAATGGCAGGCCATGCGCCGCTATGCCCGGGAACGGGGTGTGCTGTTATTCGGGGATATCCCCATTTTTGTCGCCCACGACAGTGCCGATGTCTGGGCCCATCCTGACATGTTCAAGCTGGATGCGCAGGGCCAGCCTCTGGTCGTCGCTGGTGTGCCACCAGACTACTTTTCTCCCGATGGCCAGCACTGGGGTAATCCACTGTACGATTGGCAAGCCATGGCCGCTGATGGTTATCGATGGTGGATTGACCGGCTGGCCAGCCAGCTGGAAAAGTTCGACCTTCTCAGGATTGACCATTTCCGGGGCCTACAGGCGTTCTGGGAAATACCTGCGGCAGATGCCCGGCCGGTGAATGGGCACTGGGTGGCGGGCCCGGCCGATGCTTTTCTGTCAGCGTGCTTTGAGCAACTCCCGGAACTGCCGCTGGTTGCGGAGAACCTGGGCATCATAGGGGCGGATGTTGAGGCACTGCGGCAACGGTTTAACTTGCCCGGTATGACGGTCATGCAGTTTGGTTTTGACGGCAGTGCAAGCAATCCTCA from the Marinobacter sp. LQ44 genome contains:
- the malQ gene encoding 4-alpha-glucanotransferase, with the translated sequence MSAELTPAPVFCRRRTGVLLHPTALPGNAGKLGQHARHFVDYLAEAGVTVWQTLPTGPTHADLSPYQSLSAHAGNPEFIDLSELVYLGLLSTDELAFEPRTRALEIAAGRFLSVTDQTSVTANQDTWRQFLSDHKAWLDDFALFIAIRDAHGGIPWYEWPMPLRCREAQALDAFRTRHGSAIEQVCFEQFVFHLQWQAMRRYARERGVLLFGDIPIFVAHDSADVWAHPDMFKLDAQGQPLVVAGVPPDYFSPDGQHWGNPLYDWQAMAADGYRWWIDRLASQLEKFDLLRIDHFRGLQAFWEIPAADARPVNGHWVAGPADAFLSACFEQLPELPLVAENLGIIGADVEALRQRFNLPGMTVMQFGFDGSASNPHLLHNHKEHDLVYTGTHDNDTTLGWYQSLDEGTRNHVNQYLRLCDDNLPRQIIQAALASVSGLVMIPMQDLLGLDSSARFNTPGTTSNNWIWQLPVNYQSLAQPESLRSLINLYGR